The genomic region tctgttGTGCCATCTAAAGGATGtgcatttattttagggatgcaccaaatccagatgtcggtttgggattcggcctttttccttctgcatatgcaaattaggggcggagagggaaatcgtgtgactttttttttacaaaacaaagaagtaaaaaatgttttcccctccctTAATACTAtacttttaatatgaatgaatttagttacaacagcgccacctgctggtcagtttcccaccagtctgaccaccaagtagtcaaggaagttgtcaggagaaagaaagaggctgctctgatgttttttttttcttcttgttttctaatttttttcatcaattttacattcacttgttttaaaagtttacttatcctttaaggggattatttatcaaaatccaattttttctgatttttttaaaggagaaggaaatgctttgtgcacttgggggtgccaaatgttaggcatgagtgaatgtattgacttacctgaaaccccgggctggtgctcctatcagcagaaaatagcaccggcccggggttataccagtgagcaccacggagccatcctcttccggcttcctctttcttcaaattaCCGGGGCcagacgcatgagcagtagaactaaatagcagactttttagttaaagttcggcttttcgttctactgcgcatgcacagccgtgagaagaaagaagaagccagaagaggatctctccatggtgctcactggtataaccctgggccggtgcagttttctgctgataggagcaccagcccgggggaagtcaatacaatcacttggggtgcctaatatttggcaccccaagtgcacaaagcctttccttcaacctttaagtaaaaaaaagtccgaccaaactagattGTATCActgaaaaacttgataaaactggtgtgggaaaaaaagtttgtgtttttgaaaaaaaaaaaaaaaaaagaaaaagaatatttccGGTTTTTATATACTCGCGCATCTGCGTGCCCCGCCCCCTTCTGTGACATCGGggtagggtcaggtgtgggttctCGGCGATTAGGTGTGGGCTGAGTTTTTCTCGACATCACTACTGCCCAAGTAAATATTGGCAACATAAATCTACTGAATATTGAGCCTAAAATAGTTGTCAACTTCATGTCATTAATGTTTGCCAAGTCTTTTGTAGAAATCTATAAACTGTACAAAATGCAATTCTACGCTGAAGAAAAGTTCATTGTCCCCCAAGTACTTACTTTATGAATTTCCTCTATTTGTTCTGTGGTTTTTCCCTGGGTGAAACTGTGTTGGAACGTCTGGAGATTGAACAGCATGTGTTTCAGCGCTTCAACCGGACCATGGTGATTTCCCCCTGAAAAAGTGCTCACCTAGGGACATTAAACAATTACAGACAACACCATCACTTGTACATTACATTaactgtattataagggatgatgtaccccctactgtaaatgataaggatattagaagtcactgaggggttgttctgtgaccatataaaggcacaaggctgcaggctgagttatacagggaactctgagtatcactcatgtattataagggataatgtaccccctactgtaaatgataaggatattagaagtcactgagggtttgttctgtgaccatataaaggcacaaggctgcaggctgagttatacagggaactctgagtatcactcatgtattataagggataatgtaccccctactgtaaatgataaggatattagaagtcactgaggggttgttctgtgaccatataaaggcacaaggctgcaggctgagttatacagggaactctgagtatcactcatgtattataagggttaatgtaccccctactataaataaggatattagaagtcactgaggggttgttctgtgaccatataaaggcacaaggctgcaggctgagttatacagggaactctgagtatcactcatgtattataagggataatgtaccccctactgtaaatgataaggatattagaagtcactgaggggttgttctgtgaccatataaagacacaaggctgcaggctgagttatactatGCTGAGTGGAAGGCAAGACAACCCATCTCATCATAGGACACAGAGGTGTATTTTTTACTTAGTAATTGTGTGGCTTTTGCAGGGTGTGGCGTGCAGTCAGTTTTTGCAGGTATCACTCGTATTGACTATCACCTCCCctcatttaattaaaggggtggttcacctttaaagagatactgacacctgaaattaaacttttttttacatctattataatattggctttgcaagctacttctaactttgccataaagtatttgcacaatgcttttacattaccagtctgatcccccatgttcctgtatgagggggctgccatatttgtgcagcaggagtccgttagcattagaaactgtaactaacaggctgagatgggacagtcaggttggcaaagtcagagtgtcagagagtcaggcttaggaacttcagctaacaattatatacaaaaacaaacctctcagcaaaaaatgatcaccatgacctataggtaacatttaatgtacattcatatgctaaaattcattttttagtgtcagtatcactttaaggtaacttttattatgttatagaacgatcaattctaagcaacttttcaatcggttttcattatttattttatacagttatttgcctttttcttctgactctttccagctttcaaatgggtgtcgctgaccccttctaaaaaacagatgctctgtaaggctacaaatgtattgttattgctactttttattactcgtgtttctattcaggcctctccaattcatatcccagtctcttattcaaataaacacatggttgctagggtaatttgggccctagttaccagattgcttaagatgcaaattgaagagctgctgactaaaaagctaaataactcaaaaaacttcaataataaaaaatgaaaacaaattacaaattgtctcagaatatcaccctctacatcctactaaaagttatctcaaaggtgaacaacccctctaatacTGTTAATACGATCCCAAACTGAGCCAGAGGATCCCACTGGACTGTAAATGCCTCTGGTTGCCTTTGCTTCACTATGGAGCAGGGCAATGCCTTAAAGAGCGGTTTATCAGCATTACAGGTTGACCTTACCGAAGTCCTACAGGCCGTGTGGTCTTTCGTCAGGAAACCATCAGTATCTTCGACAGATTTGGATTGTGAGTAGATTCCCAAGTCACTGTCTTTGCTTATCACTTGCACTGGAGATTTCctacagcaaatacatataaaGGGGGCACGTAAAAGAGTGCCCTGCATTGTATAGTATATTGGCCAATAGAGTCCGTGTATTATGCCACACTTTAATTTACTTCAATTGAATTGTTTCCCTCCACCACTTGGCTACATCCTTCTTTATTACCTTCCAATGCCTTTATACTGTGTTACAATCTCCGCAATCTCTACCAGAGAGTCTTGGGGAGGAATAGCAGACAGATAGACAACCATTGGGCATGACCACAGCAAGCTGAAAAGAGCTACATAGTAGCAGATGAGTTGTTCACATTACACCTATGACCATGCCACCTGATGAGTTTCTaattaaagcataagtaaaccttgaaaataagtgaatgtaaaactgatgagggggctattctaagcacttttgtcatttacattcattatttattttgttttaattccaagatattaagggatccatgtactgttaatatgaatgaattttgttacaacagcgccacctgctggtcagttttggatcattctgaccaccaagtagtcaaggaagttgtcaggagaaagaaagaggctgctctgatgttcttctgcttaggaataaaattagaaacttttctcaaatctttcctaagcagaagaacatcagagcagcctctttctttctcctgacaacttccttgactacttggtggtcagactggtcagaaactgaccagcaggtggcgctgttggaacaaaattcattcatattaacagcacctgtatcccttaatatcttggaataatagcaaaataaataatgaatgtaaatgacaaaaatgcttagaatagcactctcatcaattttacttattttaaaggtttactcatcctAAGTTTTGGTCAGTCTAGATATAGGTCTAACCCCAGCTGGCAgacaaaaaaagctaatcactgattggttgctgtggtttacTGCCCAAGAGCAAATAACCTGCAGTAAGTTGTCTGTTTcatgtggttcaccttcaagttaaagggatactgtcatgggaaaacatgtattttcaaaatgcctcagttaatagtgctgctccagcaaaattctgcactgaaatccaattctcaaaagagcaaacagatttttttatattcaattttgaaatctaacatagggctagacatattgtcagtttcccagctgcccccagtcatgtgacttgtgcctgcactctttaggatggaactactttctggcaggctgtttctgctactcaatgtaactgaatgtgcctcagtgggacttggattttactattgagtgctgttcttagatctaccaggcagctgttatcttgtgttaggcagctgttatctggttaccttcaaatcgaacttgcagtacagcagtaaagagtgactgaagtttatcagaaaacCAATTTcgaattgtctctgaatatccctctctacatcatactaacagtttaaaaggtaaacaacccctttaaacaacctATTTGAGCGAtcctttgactttggagtgcgccaCAACGACTTGGATGTGACTAGttgaaaacaacccctttaatacattacaAATCTAAAGGAGACTACGGTGCATTCATATGATCTAGTATGATAAAAGTGAGTTTCAAATCAGTTTCACTCTCAAATACAGATTCTTATCTATAGATTCTGCAAATGGAGTTCCCTTACACTGGATATGGAATATTTTCCCATGACCTTTCAGCCTCCATGAAATCTTCTGTCTGAGGGCTCCGTTCATAATGCAAAGGGCTCGAAATCTCTGCCTTGAAATTGTCACCATCTTCTGGTTTCTGTAGTAGCAAATCGAAATTTTCACCTACGAGGTTGACAATGTGAAAATAGTTGTTTAGcgatgtttaagctgaaaacatttTAACATCGTTAAGTGCATTCAAAGTTTCTACAGGGAAGAAAACAGTTTAGAGACAAAAGgacagtacaggtaagggacttattatccagaattctcgagacctgggctttctggataagggatctttccataataatgAGatctgtctgctaaaaaatcatttaaacattacataaaccttagctgagatcaagtgcaaggtactgctttattattacagagaaaacagaaatcatttgtaaaaattagaattatttgattaaaattgagtctatgggagataacttttactgtaatttggagctttctggtttctgaataacggatcctatattggcttacaattagggatgcatagaatccaggtttgggattcagcctttttcagcaggattcggattcgcctgaatccttctgcccgaccgaatctgaatttccatatgcaaattaagggtggggagggaaatgtgtgactttttgtcacaaaacaaggaagtaaaaaatgtttccccttcccacccctgtaATCCAgggatttgtcttttttcagcaggattcgactgaatcctaatttgcatgtgcaaattaggggtgggaagggaaatcgtgtcacaaacaaggaagtaaaaaatgttttccccttcccacccctaatttgcatatgcaaattaggatttggttcggtattcagcccaatcttttgcaaaggattcagggggttcggccgaatccaaaatagcggattcggtgcatccctacttataataaGCACACACTTACTTTTCAGAGGTGTTTTCGGGTGACCAATTGCATGTTTGCTTTCTTTAAGTTTGTAAAATCCTTCATCATCACTGTACGAAACACGAGTTGGGTTGTACGAGCAAGTCCCTGCTCTATGTAATCTTTGATTAATTTCCGAAAATAAAACATCTTGATTGGACTTGAATCTATCAAGGCTTAGTTCGCTGTCTGAATTAGAAAGGAGGCCGTGGTTCTTTAGCCACACTGGATATTTTGCTTCAGGAACGCTCGTTATCCCAGAAACACTCAGCTCAGACTTATGGCTCGTTAGCCACCTTGGATAATCTTTTGTAGGCAACAAAGTTTTTTGTCTTAAACCAGGAGGCGTTAATACCATGGTTTTGTTCCCTCTGGCAGCAACATGTCTACTATATTCACCATTATGTCTTTCTTTGTGGGAACCATACGCAATATCATTGTAGGTCTCACGGTCCATCAGATGAAGGTGCCGCTTGCTATAGGCAGGGGGTGTCTGCGAAGACTTTTGCTTTCTGAAAGAAGGTCCGTATATTGTTTTGCGGGTTCCGCTGTGCTTGTGCTCAGACTGATAAGGCCGATACAAAGGCAAGGATCCATCAGAAGGGAAAGAGATCAAATCATCCGTGGTGAGGCTCAGGAGATCTGCGTCTCTTGTGAGAGGTTTTCTTCTTCTGCTTGACACGGACGGCTGGTGCTGCAACTCTGTATTCAAAGAAAttggaaataaataaagaattaaaaagaaaaacataaaatatcaaCCACACAGATTTCACTGAAATGGTCATCATGATAACCAGCACTCATCCCTGTTAATtggtttaaagaaaaactataccccccaaacaatgtaggtctctattaaaagatactgagtaaaacagctcatgtgtaaaaccctgcttcatgtaaatgaaccattatcataataatatacttttttagtagtatgtgccattgggtaatcataaatagaaaattgccattttaaaaaataagggccgccccctgagatcgtaagattcactgtgcacacatacaaaccacatgtaaggtcacatgagccaattaacagacagagttctgccttttgcttcctcacttcttcctgttacagttagtgttgtagtatttctggtcaggtgatctctgaggcagcacagatagagtcacgaaatggtggttcaaggcaagagatgtaaaagggcaatatttatgtaaatatatattccagtttggtaagattctttaatatgtcattcaatttgatataaactatctgttgcttaagtattcattttgggggtatagttttcctttaaaggagaaggaaaggctaaaatgaagtgagctttaccagaaaggtctatataaatacaccagtaatccatcaaagtaatgctgctctgagtcctctgtcaaaagaaacagcacatttctttccttctattgtgtactcatgggcttctgtattagacttcctgttttcatcttaaacctccagggctaaggcttgagcatgctcagtttgctcctctgcccttccctcctcccctccctgctgtaatctgagctcagagctatgagtgagcagggagagactcaggcaggaagtgatgtcacaccaagctaatatggcagctgctatcctaaacaaacagagagagtttctagagctgtttactcaggtatggtaaagcattctgcagaataaatataatcttatagtttgcactattgtggctaatccattggcaataaactgctttgcaagctttccttctcctttaaattatttaatctCAAATCAGAGCTATGGTCATATCTAAGAGCTTAAAAGAATGCCATCTGATGAAATAAGAAAATATGTGTGTGACTTCTCATTAAATTAATACATTGATTCTTTGAGATTCATCGTTATTTCCCCTTTATATAAGCATTATTTCAAGGTTTGATGATGCAGATGAATGAATGACGCCAAAgcatttctggggaataatcgtGTCTGCTTTTGTGCTCGTGGGGAATTTGCAATTTGCTTTATAGAAAGAAAACTGAGTATTATAGGTGTGATCCAAACTTAGGACACAGAGCCCTGTCAACATTCAGgtttccattagggatgcacagaatacacacttttggattcggccgaaccaccgaatccttcgtgaaagatttggccgaataccgaaccaaatccaaatttgcataagcaaattaggggtgggaaggggaaaaccttttttactttcttgttttgtgtcaaaaagtcccacgatttccctccccgcccctattttgcatatgcacattaaaaattcagttcggccgggcagaaggattcgaccgaatccgaatcctgctgaaaaaggcagaatcctggccgaatcctgaaccgaatcttggattcggtgcatccctagtttcgaTATCCAATGATTTAAACAAGATCTTATTTCAGTGTCTTGTGTAGGGTGGTTTggttattattttgcattttgcccCAATCCATGAGAGTCTTTCAAACATCAGCATTTATGCAGAATTTAGGTTTGGCCAAGTCCTTGGTGGTCAACCGAACCGATCAGGCCTACAGATTAGTCTGGAGAGAAACAGCACTGGTCAAAACACTCTTGTACATCTCTCATCACTTGCAATGTTTTCTGATAGAAGCCATTGGCTGACAGACGCCCCATTTTCCTTTAGCCTTAAAGCCATAGGACTTACGTACCCCTTTTTTTAATAGGTTGGTTTAAGCGAGCACGACTGCTGATCTTTCCAGCTTTGGTTTCTGTAGACAGGAGACCTTCCTCATAGTCCTGGATATAGTCCTCCAGAGCTTTGCTGGCAGAATCATACAACCGGTCCTTGTACGTCACAGAAGTATGTGAGCGAGAGGAAGGGCCTGTGCTGTTAAGGCTACAGCTGGCCAGGAGTGAGGAAATGGATGCCGTGGAATCCGGAGAAACAGATCCCGCCATGTTTAACATCATAACTGCTGCTCGCCAAACCGTGTTTCTAGCTGCAAAGAAGAGTCAAAAGATGAGAAAggttttcagcagaatttgggaATTACAAGGAATCTTTATTATGTTGTTCCTGCTGCCCTGTCTGCAAAATTAACCTTTACAACagcggtgtaactagatgttactgggccacacggaaaattaattttaaggcccccaacatatcacgaggttgtcctttttacaaacatatgttaaaattgctcattaattagggcctcatggggccccttattcctcctgggccccctgcagccgcagggtctgcccTGTCTCTTAACCTTGGGTGCGCAGATgttgctgagggacccaaggaAAAGAAGCAGGGCTCTAGAGAATTAGCTATGATTAATATCATGAGAATGATATGGTAATAGTTTATATATTGTGCTGGAAATTCCCTTATGGTTGAGGCACGAGAAAGAGTAATACAATAGAGGAGATTGGTCTAAATGGTCGGCAGGAATCGCTAAAGGAGGGGAGGGCATCAAGTACTTAACTGAGGATATCCAGGAGGAGGAGATCCCCAACTGTCCCAGGTTTTGGACGAAACGAATCCACAACGTTGTGACCTCAACACCGCGGACTTGGATAATCATATGTCCAGATCTCTTGATCTGGCGGATCAGCTAGAGCGAGTCGAGGAAAAGGATACATAACGGGTTCTAACTAATTGGGTCTCTGGCAAAGTCCAGGACGGCAAATACACTTATAAATAGTTATTGGGATACGACCATCAAGAGGAAGGTAAGACTAAAACTGGGGCACAGGAATGGAAGGAGACTCGGGTTAGGATTGCCAGAGAACGAAGTCGTTGAAAATGTACGAGTTAAGGTCTATCCATAACTAAAAACAGGATTTACGAAAGGGGACGGGAGTATTTGCTAGGTTGAAGCGAGGAAATATTGAGGGGGAAGCTGGCCAGAGCTTGGCCCTGTGCAAACAGAGTTGGACAAGTGGGATACATTTCACTGGGGGCCCACGGGATGAAAAATTGTAAGCCTGGCCGGGAAGATATCTTGTGAGGGATGAAAGAAAGTCGGGGTATGATGGGTTAGCGGATCATAGCTCAGAGGCTTCTCTAGGACCGATACACGGATAATGTGAAGCGGATTGGGGTTGGGATTAGCACTATGAAATAGTACTTgtcaatgcaaaataaaacactttgggCGGTCTATGGGGACCTATAGGACTCCACAGCTTAATAGGGCAtgtcaccttcattatcaaaactggaTCATAATCAAGGCAGTAAGAAACCAACAGAATGGGTGGGTTATGAAATTGGAAAGAACCTGCGCCAGGATTGTGCAAAAATGGGACACATGTAGTAGGACGTGGCCACGAGTGGCggtgtcaaaaaagaaaaatcacgaTGGGTTTTCCGCGCCGGCAAATCCTTTCGTTGCTCGGGCCTCGCTTTCTTATTCCTGAAGCAATGTGTGGGAGAGGGCTATGGAAGGTGCGCAGGACCTTACCTAACGAAAAAATCTGCCGCGGGATCCCGTCAACGCGTCGCCGCCCATCACGCCACCCATGTGGTCCCGGGCTCGACCAATTCACACGCCCCTTCTGGGGGGTCCGATACCTTGGGCCGTAAGAGAGAGGCTGGGTGGAGGGTGCTTTTCGTTATTAGCTATAGAGAATGCGTAAGGAGCCCAATAGGTCCTTAACGCTAACGCAGGCTGTATTGCGACCATAGGCTTCCCTTATAGTAGTCGCAGCTATGCACAAGGCATGACTGGCTTAGTACATCATAGACTGTAACAGTGAACGGTGggaaatggaaaaatacaagaaTAGAAAGTACAGGCAGGGTATAGGCATAACCCATAAGAAGAAGGCTTTTGGGGAGGTTAGATCAGAGGGATTGGTTGATGGAAGGACAAAGAACCTAGAGAGAGGGGATTTGCTAGGCATTAATAAGAACACCAAAGCATAAATGATAGAGGCAGAGAGTTGGCTCTAGGAGCTAAGAACCCTAGAGCAGGGATTGCTGCAGTGTGAAAAGACCCACTAGGAGCAGGAAAATTGGCcggaaggagagaaaaaaaaagaaaagaaaagaaaaaaaagaaaaaaaaaaaaaaaaggagggaaaCCAGAGATAGCTCGATCAGGGATATGAGGCTCGAAGAAAGCACTGGAGAGGAGTTAGGATGCAGGAGAAACCCATGAGAGGCAGTGTGATCTGGCAGAGGAGGAAACGTAGAGGCAGTATTGGGCTGGCAGGGAGAGGAAAGACCCATAGGAACAGGGATGGGGACGGAGGAGAGAAAGACAGGGCTAGAGAGGGGGATTGGCCTGCAGAGGGAGAAGACGCCAGGACCAGGGGAGATTGGGCTGCCAGGAAGGTCGGTACTCGTCGCGGCCCAACTGAAGAACTTCGAGGGAGGATCTGAATCCCCCTAGCAGAGGGTGGCGGGGTGTATAATTTATGATAGCCATCCGTGCATTCTCCATCCAGAGCGAGTAGACGGTCCAGAAAAACAGCACAAGCATCCTCGCTTTCTCACAGTCGCCGACGAATGCCGTAATTATTGAGGCCGCGGAACCGCCCACATCTTGTCCTTCAGACCGAGAGGCGGGCCAGTGATCGTATGAGGCACTCTTAGCAAGAAGGCGCCGCTGATCCCAACTAGGGTGCACGACTAGAGGGGGAGCCACTGGTCACCCGTGACAACGCGGGAGAGCCGGCATTCTTTCCGCGGGGCAAAAGTAGTCCGGGGTGATGTGTGAGGGAAGAGTGGCGGGGCGGGCCAGGGGGGGAAGGGAGACTGGTAAGAACTTGTGCGCCACCCGGCGGTAGGGTAAAAAGGGTGAGGGGACCGGCGGGTGAGAGTTTGAGGGCATTCAAGGTCAGTTTCAAGGCAGAACGAGTTATAAGGACAGGGAGCAATTAGGGGAAGGAGGGGCAGGTTTGGGTAGTAGGGAAAAAGGGAAGAAGTCGGAGACTGGTAGACGCGCTGACATTGGTAGTAGTGTAAGGGACAGGGTGGGGGGGCTGGGCATATTCCAGGGTTGTGCACGTCTAAAAACCAGCTACAAAACTACCAAGAGTCAGCGTCAAGGTACAcgccaaaaatagcacaata from Xenopus laevis strain J_2021 chromosome 1S, Xenopus_laevis_v10.1, whole genome shotgun sequence harbors:
- the c18orf54.S gene encoding lung adenoma susceptibility protein 2, with product MMLNMAGSVSPDSTASISSLLASCSLNSTGPSSRSHTSVTYKDRLYDSASKALEDYIQDYEEGLLSTETKAGKISSRARLNQPIKKRELQHQPSVSSRRRKPLTRDADLLSLTTDDLISFPSDGSLPLYRPYQSEHKHSGTRKTIYGPSFRKQKSSQTPPAYSKRHLHLMDRETYNDIAYGSHKERHNGEYSRHVAARGNKTMVLTPPGLRQKTLLPTKDYPRWLTSHKSELSVSGITSVPEAKYPVWLKNHGLLSNSDSELSLDRFKSNQDVLFSEINQRLHRAGTCSYNPTRVSYSDDEGFYKLKESKHAIGHPKTPLKSENFDLLLQKPEDGDNFKAEISSPLHYERSPQTEDFMEAERSWENIPYPVKSPVQVISKDSDLGIYSQSKSVEDTDGFLTKDHTACRTSVSTFSGGNHHGPVEALKHMLFNLQTFQHSFTQGKTTEQIEEIHKVSKEADEDLRPLDQEMFPVNKSLQKALHHLSRLKELVGDSSMKQYKEKKEES